The Leifsonia sp. 1010 genome segment GAACCGATCACCACGCCCGCCTGGAACACGACGGTCGGGACGCCGGAGTCGAGCAGGATGCGGCCGACGGCCACCCGCGAGCGCAGGTGCCGCGAGAGCTCGCCGTCCGGGTGCAGGGCGCCGAGGTACACGATGCGTCGCACGCCGGCCGCCCCCGCCGCCTCGGCGACCGTGCGGGCGGCGGCGGACTCCTCCTCATCGAAGTCGCCGCGAGCCCGCATCGAGTGGACGAGGTAGTAGACGACGTCGACATCCCGGACGGCCCGCGCGACGGCGTCGGCGTCGTGGAGGTCGCCCTCCATCACCTCCACGTCGCCCGCCCAGGGCACATCCGTCAGCTTCTGCGGCGAGCGCGCCAGCACCCGCACATCGTGGCCGCGGGCGAGCAGCCTCGGGACCAGGCGACCTCCGATATAACCGGTGGCGCCGGTGACCAGGATGCGGGACGGGCTCATGCTGCCGACAGTACGCCCGTGGGCGAACATCCGGGTGTGGCAGCCGTATGCCGTCGCCAGAACCGGGGTGACCATCCTGTACGTTTTTGCTATGGGAAAGCTCGTCTACGGTGGCACCACCGAGATCGGTTTCGAGGACAGGGTTCTGGCGCACCTGCAGATCGTCATCGGCCTGAAGCTCCGCCGCAAGGAGGGCTTCTTCTTCTCCTGGCGCGACGAGCAGGGCGTCGGCGACGGTCGGAGCGCGATCTGGATCGACCCGGCCATCCCGCTGCTCTTCCGCTACAGCGGAGGCCGGTACCCGCGCATCAACAAGACCTGGCTGGAGCAGCTGACGGCGTCGTCGAACAGCTCGCAGGGCCTTCAGCTGACCGAGGAGATCGGCGCGCTGGGCGCCGACGAGGTCGACGCGGACTCGCCTCCGGGGCGCTGAGCGCATCCGCACGCGGAAGGACCCCGCATCCGATCGGATGCAGGGTCCTTCTTCTCGTGCTCTCGCTCTAGCGCAGGTACTCGAGCAGCTCCGGGCAGCGGAGGCGCTTGAGGCTGCGGGTCTCGAGCTGACGGACGCGCTCACGGGTGATGCCGTACACCTCGCCGACCTCGTCGAGGGTCATCGGCTTCTGCCCGTCGAGACCGAAGCGCATGCGCACCACCTTGGCGTCGCGCGGCGGCAGCTCGCGGAGGCGCTCCTCCAGGTCGCGGTGACGGAACTCCACCTCGACGGCCTCCGGCGGGCCGGCGAAGTCCCCGTCCTCGATCAGGTCGCCGAGCTCGGCGCCCTCGTTCTCGCCGACCGGCACGGCCAGCGAGACGGTCTCCGAGTCGCTCATCTGCAGCTTGTGGACTTCGGCGGGGTCGAGGTTCGAGGCCTCGGCCATCTCCTCCAGGGTGGGCGTGCGGCCCAGCTCCCCGCCCAGGTCGCGGCGGATGCGGTCCAGCTTGTCGATCTTCTCCACCGTGTGCACGGGGATGCGGATGAGGCGGGCCGTGTCGGCGATCCCGCGGAGGATCGACTGGCGGATCCACCAGGTGGCGTAGGTGGAGAACTTGTTGCCCGTGCGGTAGTCGAACTTCTCGACGGCGCGGACGAGACCGAGGTTGCCCTCCTGGATGAGGTCCATCACGGGGAGGCCGCGGCCGGCGTAGCGCTTGGCGATGCTCACCACCAGGCGGAGGTTCGCCTCGATGAAGCGCTCGAACGCACGCTTGCCGTCATCGGCGAGGTACTGCAGTTCGCGCTTTTCGCGGGGGGTCAGGTTCGGGCGGATCGCCAGCCGTTCTCCGGCCAGCACTCCCACCTCGATCCTCTTGGCCAGGGCGACTTCCTCGTCGGCGGTCAGCAGCCGCGTGCGGCCGATGGCGTTGAGGTAGTCCCGTACCGGGTCGCTGGTAACTTCGAGCGTCGTCATCGTGTCATCCCATTCAGCCCGTGTACGCACGGGCGACCTCGTTTTAAGTGCTCTCAGTTCGGGTGTCCCACGTCGCCTTCCGGGTCGGTGGTTCGTTAGCCACGATAAGCAATGGACCCCGTACCCCAACAAGGGGTTGACAGGGGCACCGACGGTGCGCTACCTGCCGTTGGAGCAAATCAATCTCGGTTTGTCAAGGCTCTCCCTTCGGATACACAGCACCCGTACAGTCCCCCGAGTGACAGCTCACACATCGCAGAGGAACGCGGCGTCGCTGAAGACGATCCGCACAGCCATCCCCGCTCGCATGGACCGCCTCCCCTGGTCCCGCTTCCACTGGCTCGTCGTCGTCGGACTCGGGACCGTGTGGATCCTGGACGGCCTCGAGGTGACCATCGTCGGAGCCATCGGAAGCCGCCTGACCGAACCGGACAGCGGCCTCGGCCTCACCACCGCCCAGGTCGGACTCGCGGCGGCCATCTACGTCGCCGGAGCCTGTACGGGCTCGCTGGTGTTCGGCTATCTCACTGACCGGTTCGGCCGGAAGAAGCTGTTCATCATCACCCTGGGCCTCTACCTGGTGGCGACGGTGCTGACCGCGTTCGCCGTCACCCCGTGGATGTTCTTCCTGTTCCGGTTCTTCACCGGCGCGGGCATCGGCGGCGAGTACGCGGCCATCAACTCCGCGATCGACGAGCTCATCCCCGCCCGCCGGCGCGGACTGGTCGACCTCGCCATCAACGGGTCGTACTGGCTCGGCACCGCGTTCGGCGCCATCCTCACCGTGTTCCTGCTGAACACCGACATCTTCGCCCCGAACATCGGCTGGCGGATCGCGTTCGGTCTCGGCGCGGTGCTCGGCCTCGTCATCCTGCTGGTCCGCCGCAATGTGCCGGAGTCGCCGAGGTGGATGTTCATCCACGGCCGCGACGAGGAGGCCGAGAAGCTCGTCGACGAGATCGAGGAGAGCGTCGAGAAGGACACCCACCAGAAGCTCGAGGCCGTGCCCCGCGATCGCGAGATCGAGATCCACCAGCGCCGGTCCACCGGTTTCGGCGAGATCGTCCGGGTCGCGATCACCCAGTACCCGAAGCGGTTCGTGCTCGGACTCTCGCTGTTCATCGGCCAGGCGTTCCTCTACAACGCCGTGTTCTTCACCTACTCGCTGGTGCTCACCAAGCTGCTCAACGTGCCGGACGACGTGGCGCCCTGGGCGCTCGTCCCGATCGCGATCGGCAACTTCCTCGGGCCGTTCCTGCTCGGGCACCTGTTCGACACGGTCGGCCGGAAGTTCATGATCACCCTCTCGTACGTCGGCAGCGGCGTCCTGCTGGTCGGGACGGCCATCCTGTTCGACTCCGGGGTGCTGGACGCGTTCTGGCTCACCGCGTGCTGGATGGTCGTGTTCTTCTTCGCGTCGGCCGGTGCCAGCGCGGCGTACCTCACCGTCAGCGAGATCTTCCCGATGGAGACCCGGGCCATGGCGATCGCGTTCTTCTACGCGGTCGGAACCGGCATCGGCGGCATCATCGGCCCGATCCTGTTCGGGAACCTGATCGAGGGCGGCATCCACTCGGTGGTGATCGGGTACTACATCGGGGCCGGGCTGATGATCGCGGCCGGGCTCGTGGAACTGTTCCTCGGCGTGAACGCGGAGGGCAAGTCGCTCGAGGAGATCGCGTCCCCGCTCTCCGCCTCGACGAAGGCGCAGGAGCCCTCCAAGCGCTGACCCCGTCCCCAGCCGCCAGCTCCTGAGTTTTTCGCCCCCGCGACGGCGTGTCGCGAGGAAAAACTCAGGAGCTGTTGGCGTGTGAGG includes the following:
- a CDS encoding ATP-dependent DNA ligase; this translates as MGKLVYGGTTEIGFEDRVLAHLQIVIGLKLRRKEGFFFSWRDEQGVGDGRSAIWIDPAIPLLFRYSGGRYPRINKTWLEQLTASSNSSQGLQLTEEIGALGADEVDADSPPGR
- a CDS encoding sigma-70 family RNA polymerase sigma factor, with amino-acid sequence MTTLEVTSDPVRDYLNAIGRTRLLTADEEVALAKRIEVGVLAGERLAIRPNLTPREKRELQYLADDGKRAFERFIEANLRLVVSIAKRYAGRGLPVMDLIQEGNLGLVRAVEKFDYRTGNKFSTYATWWIRQSILRGIADTARLIRIPVHTVEKIDKLDRIRRDLGGELGRTPTLEEMAEASNLDPAEVHKLQMSDSETVSLAVPVGENEGAELGDLIEDGDFAGPPEAVEVEFRHRDLEERLRELPPRDAKVVRMRFGLDGQKPMTLDEVGEVYGITRERVRQLETRSLKRLRCPELLEYLR
- a CDS encoding MFS transporter; its protein translation is MDRLPWSRFHWLVVVGLGTVWILDGLEVTIVGAIGSRLTEPDSGLGLTTAQVGLAAAIYVAGACTGSLVFGYLTDRFGRKKLFIITLGLYLVATVLTAFAVTPWMFFLFRFFTGAGIGGEYAAINSAIDELIPARRRGLVDLAINGSYWLGTAFGAILTVFLLNTDIFAPNIGWRIAFGLGAVLGLVILLVRRNVPESPRWMFIHGRDEEAEKLVDEIEESVEKDTHQKLEAVPRDREIEIHQRRSTGFGEIVRVAITQYPKRFVLGLSLFIGQAFLYNAVFFTYSLVLTKLLNVPDDVAPWALVPIAIGNFLGPFLLGHLFDTVGRKFMITLSYVGSGVLLVGTAILFDSGVLDAFWLTACWMVVFFFASAGASAAYLTVSEIFPMETRAMAIAFFYAVGTGIGGIIGPILFGNLIEGGIHSVVIGYYIGAGLMIAAGLVELFLGVNAEGKSLEEIASPLSASTKAQEPSKR